The genomic DNA TTGAGGTTGTTTGGGTTTCCATTGTTAACAAACCCCGTGCCGTCGCCGGAGTAGTTTCCATTGGGATATTGCCCTTGGTTTCCGTTGGTGCCGGTGCCGTAACCGTTCCGCAGAGGACCCAGGTTCTGATTGTTGGCGTACCCGTTTTGTGGTGCTTGTTGCGAATTGTACCCGGGTTGGTTGCTGTTCACCGTTTGCAGGTTCGTGTCGTTGGGCTGTGGTTGCTGTTGGGTGTACTGATTGTTGCCGTATTGGTTGGCATACCCTGGCGCGCTGTATCCGTTGGTCTCATTGGTTGTGGTGTTGGGATTCGGATTGGCAAACGTCGATAATGGTGAACCATTGCGATTGTCGGTGGCGTAGGCGGGATTGGCGTTGGGGTTGTTGCGGTCGTATGTGTTGTTGTTCGCAGGGGCGCCTTGCGCCGCGTTGTTGGTATTGGTGTTGTAGAGATTGGGCTGCTGGTTGGTTGCCGTGGTCATCTCTTCGCGCGTCGGTCCGTAGGGAGCTGTCGACGGCGCAGTGGCACGGGGCTGATTCGCATTGGATTGCCAAGAACTGTCGCGGTAGGTCGAACTACCCGTAGCGGCGGCCTGAGACGCACGTGGGTCGTTATAGCTGCGGAGGTCATTGGTTGGCGCGGCAGCGGCGTTTTGTTGCGAGGGGTCGTTGGTGCCGCTGCGGAAATTTTGCAGGGCGGGATTGGCGTTGTTCGTCGTGCCTGTGTTTCGGTTGGTCGTGTCCGCGGTGAAGGCGCTGGTGCTGGGCATCGCATTGCCCACGTTGCGGACCGAGTTGGGAGCCGCTTGGTTGGTTGTGGTTCGGGGTTGTTGGGCGGTTTGCGGCGCGGTGCCCATTTGGCCCGGCAGCGTGAATCCACCGTTAGGGACTCCATTTTGACCGCGCACGACAGTGCTCGGATCGCTCGCTTCCCAGACCTGGGTTTCGGTAACTTGTTGGATCGCACCAAGAACCGGCCCCAATTCATCGGGAGCGCTATTGGGGGCCAAGTCGCCAAAATCTTGCGGCAACGGACCATCGCCTACGCGAACGACGACGCGAGACACAAGCCCGCGAACGCGCGGGTCGATCCGACTGGTAAAACCACCGGATTGTTCAAGCTGTCCCGGAGGGATCTGAATGATGTATTCGATCCCACCTTTATCATCGGGCTGCCAGCCATAATCGACTGTGATCGCAGCCAACGCGAGAAGTAGAGGGGCTCCGCCCATCGCACCAATCCTTGTAAACATCAACCTAAAATAAGGACGCATTCCACGCGTGCATGAAATGCATTTTCCGCAATCTTATGAAATCTACAGGAATGCGTAAAGATGGAAAGGTTTGCTGCCGGGAGCCTCCGAAAACGTAGCGGTTGTTTTATTGAAAGCTAGCAAAATAAACGGTTCGTTATCAGCCTAAGGACAATGGTTCTGGGGGCCTTCGGTAATCTGCGGTACATCGAGATGATGCGATTTGAAACGAAAAAGATATACGAAAAATGGGGAAGACCGTCGGAGAAAATGTTGACTATCCGCGGGCGTTGGCAAGATGCAAGTCCGTTCTCGGGATTCGCAATGCTCCCAAGCACCGACATCGCGTTGGTGGCTATATTCGGCCTCTCTGGACCTGCTGAATCGCCATCACAATCGATAATACCGGCACATTCCTAGCGTTGCATGCATAGGTTTGGTTGGTCTGTGGGGCCTCGTTGAAAAACCGTCATCTTGTTTTCGTATGCCCTCCAATTTGGACTATGCTGGTGCGAAACCCGCCGCACCCATCGCGGCCTCTCGCCCCCTGGGCTGTCACTTCCCTCGATCACTGAACGCACGTTCTCTCCCCGATTCGACCAATGGACGACGTCTCCTTGCTTGATCTACCGTTCCGATTTGCATTTGACGGACCGCTTGGTCGCGTTTTGCACCGGCACGCTTTGAACGACATCGCGGCGGCGCGTTTGAGTTGGAAGTTCAAAGCCTATTATCGCATCCGACCCTGGATCCCGATCGCACTGCGACAGCGTCTGCAAAGGGGCCGTAACCGATCGCTCGATACGCCGGCCGATTGGTACCTGCCAACACCGTTCCTCCGCGACTGGCAACAAGCTTGTCAGGCCAACGTCGAATCCACAAAAACACTGCACCCTTGGCCCGATGGTTTTCGAGTCGCCATGGTGCTGACCCACGATGTGGAAACGCGTGTGGGAGCTCGGCTCGCCCCTGCCCTTGCGAGTCTTGAAGAGGAATATGGGTTTCGATCGGCTTGGAATTTTGTCCCCTACAAATACAAGATCGATGCGGGATTATTGGATGACTTGCGTTCCCGCGGTCACGAGATCGGAGTGCATGGCTATAACCACGATGGTCGTCTGTTTGAATCGCGACGGACCTTCGATTGGCGCAAGCTTCGGATCAACGAAGCGATCGAAGATTTTGGATCCAAAGGCTTTCGCGCCCCGATGGTCCATCGCAATCTTCAGTGGCTGCAGGGGCTCAACGTCGATTACGACGCCAGTTGCTTTGATGTCGACCCCTTCCAAGCGATGCCCGGTGGGATCGGTTCACCATGGCCATTTATCGCTGGCAAGTTTGTCGAACTTCCATACACGCTACCGCAAGATCACACGCTGCTGGTCGCGTTAGGGGAAACGACGCCTCGCGTCTGGATCGACAAGCTGGAATATTTGCGGCGGATCGCCGGCATGGCGATGTTGATTACGCACCCCGATTATCTCGACACGGCCAGTCGATTAGACGTCTACCGGCAATTCTTGGAATACCTCCGCGAACAAACCGATCTCTGGCATGCACTGCCGCACGAAGTCGCAACTTGGTGGCGGCAACGCGATCAGTCGACGATCTCTCCCACCGACGATTCGATCGATGGACCTGCGGCGTCTCGTGGCCGAGTGGTCTCGATGGAGCAATTGTTTGCGGCGAGCGATTGCCCGACGCCATGAGGGTGCCGGCGGCGCTCCGCCGCGGGAAGTTCATTGCATTGCGATAGAAAGGCTTGCCCCGTGGCTTCGGAAGCAGAGGCGTTTTAAGAACGCGGCCTTGCCTGAATTACGTCTAATTGCGGTTCGACGCGCCACCGTGGACAGCGGTCAGTTGGAAGCGTTCGACCGAGACCTGCGTTCCTTCGGGCAGCGCCGTGCGACCGCCCGATTCAAGGATCAGAAGTCGATAGAACGACGCCGTGGGCAGCCAACGCAGCAGCGCGTTGCTGGTTGCCAGGCCGATGAACAACGGCCGGCTGGTGCCTGCTGGTCGGCTGATTCGATTCATTTCTACAACGTCAACATCGTAAGGGACATCGGCGGCCAATTGGTTGACGATTCGACGATGGCTACGTAGCAGATGGTAAGTCGTCCAGCCGCCTGCGGCGGGGGAGAACGCTTCGATGCGGATCGGCCGCCGCGCGATATCGACCAGCTCGCTGGATAGCGCCACAAACAGCTGTGGATCCAAAACAACGCGTCCCCCTGGCACCAGGATCGGCGTCTGGGCGGAATGATCAGCCGCGTTGACGATCGATTGGGCGAGGCTTCGCAGCGACGCGGTCGTGGCGGTGGGCGACGCGACGGCGTGGGGTGGATCAATCCATACCGTGGCCGCCGATGGTTCGGGTTCTTCCGCGGCGGACAATGCTTTCAGGCGAGCGGAGACCCGCATCGATGCAGGAATCTGTGGGCTGGTCGGCAAGCTGGTCATACGACGACTTATCCCTTGCGGATGCGGCTGAACAAAGTGGTCAGATCGTTAAGCGTCTTGGTCGCTGCGGGAACCGCAGCTCGCGGTACGATCCCGTCCGCCTCTTGGACTTCATCTTCGATGATCAATAGATCGCGGTCGTCCGCAACTTCGATGTCGCGGGCG from Rosistilla carotiformis includes the following:
- a CDS encoding polysaccharide deacetylase family protein, producing the protein MDDVSLLDLPFRFAFDGPLGRVLHRHALNDIAAARLSWKFKAYYRIRPWIPIALRQRLQRGRNRSLDTPADWYLPTPFLRDWQQACQANVESTKTLHPWPDGFRVAMVLTHDVETRVGARLAPALASLEEEYGFRSAWNFVPYKYKIDAGLLDDLRSRGHEIGVHGYNHDGRLFESRRTFDWRKLRINEAIEDFGSKGFRAPMVHRNLQWLQGLNVDYDASCFDVDPFQAMPGGIGSPWPFIAGKFVELPYTLPQDHTLLVALGETTPRVWIDKLEYLRRIAGMAMLITHPDYLDTASRLDVYRQFLEYLREQTDLWHALPHEVATWWRQRDQSTISPTDDSIDGPAASRGRVVSMEQLFAASDCPTP